ACTAAAGAACTTTACTAATAATCAATAAAAATCAATCAATGATATTTTTGATCATGAAAATAAAATGTAGCCTTTTGTAGGATCCTATATTAGCTAGGGATATATGAGAATTGAATGAATTTAGCAACCAATGTATTTGTTCCATCCTTTTTCTCCTAATCATTTTCAAAGAGTATTGGggccaaaataataataattcattttttcttcttcttttttatttggtttaattttcaTTGATAATGAACATAAATTAAAGGTAAAAATTGTCAATTATTTGTGAGTTGATaagcaatcaaacaaattattttttaaatatatatatattttttgtttcctaGTACCAAAGAGTCTTTGAGATCCTATCTTGAATGGAATCTGCCATTTTTCACCAACCAATGTGGGGTCGCCACTACAAAATATGCTTCTCTAGCTTTAGATTCTCTTAtcttgtataaatatatatagatataaatatatatagatatacttTCAAACCCTCAAatctttatcttatttttaaaaaagaaaaataaaattaatagttGTCGTCCTACTCATAAGAATTATGTGATTACACATGGCACTATCATGGTTGTCGGTGGCTATGGCATTTATGGTGGATGCACTAATGATACATTGATACGTACATAGCTAGGCATCCAaggataacttttttttaattaaaatatatctacactttttttttaaaaccttttTAACAATTAATATTATGCCAAAAATAGAGAGTAAATACCCTCCTAAAAAAAGGAaatcctatttttttttcattttcactaCAAAAGAAGTTGAGCATttacaaaaaaatgttaaagatcCCAACAGTTTtaatcacaacaattttaatCACAGACGTCCAATATGTTTATCAATACGAgattcacataattttttaaatttgagaaACATATAGGACATTTGTGATTAAAATTACGGTATTTTCTACTGTAAAGATCATCGTCCGTAGAATGTGCGAGTAATTACATATAGAAATTTATTACTAACATATCCTTTTTCCCACTCAATGTTGTGATGATGAAGTTTCAAAATGTAATTGTGAGCATTTCCTTTTATAATAAGACAAATGGGTGGCCTACAATTTTATGGTGACACCTAAAGCCATAACCCAAGCCCTAACATTCATTCTAGCCAACTCGATCAATGTGCACTAGAAAGACAATTCTCAATTActcatgaataaaaaaaattttagtacattaattaatattatttattcaCTTTGTGGTATGAGCTAGTTTAGGTCATTTGACCTGGGTGTATAGAAAAAAGGAGAGTCAATGAGGTCTgcctttaattaatttttatttaatatttcagacttttgaaatggagaaaaagagATCAGCATAGGGAGCGTCAATATGCACACACTTCTTTTCATTAGAAAATCTTTTTCATTTACTATTTTTGTTTCTGCCCAATGTGAACTTATTTATTACGAgtgtgtgtttttctttttggttgagCTGGCAAACAGTATAAAGCAAAGGATAGAAAAAAACACGTTCTAGAGTTTGCACTTTGCACATGGGGTTTCAATTTTTCTTAAAATCAATCAAAGTAAAAGCTTGCTTTTATTTGCCTCACATTCTCTCCATGACTTAATTCATTTTTCAAGATTACACAAATATTAATGAACATATATAAATAGTATGATTAAAATTTGAggaattaattgatttttttttgctaccaaATGACGATCCCGATGATGTATGATTCTGAGTATTGAATTGAATTGTCAAGAGACAatatatcaaataaaaaaaacaaaaacgcAAATAGTTCGTTGGATGCGTGGTCACAAAAAAAAGATATGATATTGTTAAATTACAAATCAAAACCCTAGATATTGGCGTGCTTAATaggtttaatttaaaaaatattgaaatcatTATATTCATTTATTATGTGCTATAAAAGTTGATGTAAATGATTTAGCATAGCccttattaaaattattttttcttatcAAATAAACATTCCCACACAATGTTTTATGCatgtaaaaacaaaataattatctACTAAATCAGCCgttattaaaattattattttcttttaaaacatGCATTCctacataaaatattttatgtatataaaaacaaaaacaattatgtaatagagaaagaaaacaaaactgtATGCATTTCTTTTACTAGCAATCCCTATACACAGAAGCATCCACCTCACATGAGCAAATTAATTTcctaataatataattaatatcaTTATATGCATTACCACTTTGGATTATGGGATAATCCGACAACGCCCGTCCACTTAACCCAGTGAGTGAACTCGCTTCAGGGATTGACTCGGTCGGTTTGATCAAGCTAACGACGTCCTTCAAGATAAAATCATTGCTGATGAGTTGACTCAGAACCCCCGACTCGGACACTGGGTTCTTCTTCTTGCGTTGCATGGCAGCTCGAACGATTTCTGTCAACATCGCATTCGATAATCTGCGGATTCCCCGAGTTCCACCCATCAGAATCGCCGGATTAACATGAGAATGGGACTGAGTTTTGTCCGAGTTTCTGTGCTTACTTTCTTGCTTCGTTGTTATATAGACTGATTCGGGGCTCCGGTTCCTAACTCGGACAAATGGGTCACCGAGAATCACCGACCTTTTCACGTCTACTAGCATTACATGCTTGAAATTACGCCGGACTCGACCGAGTAGCATTGGGTAGCAAGCCCATCTCCTCAAGCTCATAGGAACGTGGTCTAGAAACCCGGATAGCGAGTTTTCCGGGTCCAGCTCACCGGGCTCGAAACCTACTACCGACCCGTAACTCAACCCGGTGAATTCGTCTTCCTCCTCTCCTACTTCACTGTAATTGCTTCGAATTCTCTTCCCCCACAGAGGCTCTCCAATTTCCTTCTTCTCATTCATCACAAATTGGGCCAAATCAAAACTCGAATTCCGACTCGCCCCTTTTAATTCCTTGTAATTTCGAACGAGTTTGAAGAACAAGTCGTTCTCTTCTCGAATAGCATTCCCAAATGTGGAAGACCCatgaaaaatcaacacaacGTCAGCTCTGGCAGTGAGACCGGACCGGTGAAGGGTTTTCAAGAATAGCCTGAAATGGTCTTCTTTAACATCCTCAACTAGATGAGCAACAACAAGCTCGTTCATGGCTCTAGTTCCTCTCCTAAACAGAGTACCCATTCCGTGAAACGCGAATGACGGAAATTGATTAGTTTTGTTGGTTATTGGGATTTTCAGTGACAGGAATCTACGGGAGGAAATGATGGTGGCGGATGTGGTGGGTTCGAAGGTGGAGAGAGTGAAGAGGAGGAGAGTGAGGAAGACAAAGAGAGCGCAAATTGAGATTGTGGATTGGGCTTTGATTATGATTGGATTTGATGAGTTGCTCCTTCTAATAAACCTTaccggagaagaagaagaaggggagGATACGAAATTGGACTTGTCAGTGGCGGTGGTAGTGGGACTAGCGGctgaggtggaggtggagggggAGGTGGTTTCTTCAGGAAAGAATACTAGGAAGAAGCCCATACCCCAGTTTTCGGTGCTACGGGATTTGGATTTTGCTGTGAAACCCATTACTTCCACACACTCTCTGCCTTTCTGTGTTTCACAGGCGACGAAACAGAGAAGCTGTTACCAAGAAAATGACACTAGGAAGGGGCGAAGGGCACTATTCCTTCTTTACTCTTTCTGTTGCGGTATTGTCTTTTAATGACAAAACTACCCCTACCCTAAATACAAAGACACGTCGCGAGATGTTTATAATTTCATATTAGCAATTTAGCACGTCTACTTAAAATTgggatttttaaaattaaaacaatttagtCTCTCCAACCACTCACAAGTCATAACTCCAACAAATATCATCCcaatagtggatgtgtcactctctgattcaatcatAAGGTTTTATGAGCTCCTACACTTACATTAATCGAGAGACAATATCTACTACTTGAATAACTAGGATCACAATAACCATTTTGTAACTCCAATTTCAACATTgttgttatattttttgttgttatttctACTATGTCTTGATTTCTGCGTCTGCCTGCGACCTGTTCCAAGCCCGGATGACGGAGGAGGGTTGTAGTTGATCGCGTAAAATTTTGTTAAACATGAGTTTAAATGAGAATATCGTTGAGGTGTTATATACATAGCGAATTTTCGTTGATGTTATGATAAAATCATATAACTGATCATAAATCTTTAGGATAAAGAATTTGATGATGTCAGTGATTTGTACTGTGTCTTGATGTACATTAAATACAAAACGAGACTTCTGTCATTCAATTACTATTGTTTTACCCTCTGTGATTTATCTAAATACCATATTAGACTTTCTCAAGTTAGTTTTTTGTCAATAATATCCCTACTGCCACTCAGTAGTCTATTGACTCTCTTTACTATTTAGGTCTTATTCTCGAAAGGGGTGGTTTTCTGGTTTGTAATTGAATGCAAGGCTGTCTCAAATGGACAGCAGCTTCGTTTCATTCACTTAAATGGAGTAAAAACGTAGGATGTGACCAAATTAGGGAAGAAAATATTACAGATTAATTTTCTCATCGCATTAATAGACACACCATTTCAATGGATATTCAAACTCACTTACatgtgtattatatatgcaAGCTAAGAAATCTTGTAGCTTGTATAAgtgattttgtttttgcaaACAATATTTCTTATTTTACATGCATGTACCATGTAatttaaagacaaaaatgtttattttttttaaaaaaaaacaaagaaaaaaattggtaGTGCCGACACTTCTCGTGGGGTGTCAATGGTGATTAAGTTTGTGCAGTTGAAAATGCAGTTTGAGGACACCAGGTGTGGTGTGTGGTGCCCCAAATCCATTTAATGAATTTGATTCCCTTCATGCTACCACACACTTTAAATCTATTTACACAAAATCTTGTGCTACTCTGTCCTTTTCAAACCAATGAAAATCAATTGTTGATATTTTAACCATTAATTTGAATGTTCAGAATTTCATGTCTATTATGTGAAATATGTGGAGTACACGAATTTATCGTAAAATAATTAGAATACTAATAAAGTTCTACAGTTGTACGGGGAGTTTTATAATTTTCGtcaagaaaaagataaaaaaaaaatcaaattaaatggtCTGTGCGAGGTAGGTTAGACGGCGACCGACAGAATTTGAGGAGGCGAGATCACCGATGATATATTAGCGAAGTAAATGATGGGACCCAGTAATCTACAGTGTTCAACGGTGGATCTTACGTGATAGGAAGGTTCCTCCAGACAAATAACACGTGCTGTTAAAGTACTGTACGTTGGCCACTGTAGATAGTTTCTTGCCTTTGGAGTGACATCTCTTCCCCCGTACGTATGacatgttttaacttttaattgttttttcatTCTCCTTTTAGTTTTCATTATTAGATccatatattataaatatatgaCAAAATAAAAACCTTTTCATTTTATGGGGAATTATTCCAGAAGCGGTTATTTCTTCaccaattaattttttaaatccaGTAGGCTTGTTGGAGAATAACTTTAATAGGGAGGTTACTGAAGGTTCTAATTACCGTCTGCATGAAGGGCAAGTATTTTTGATCGTCAAAGTACAGTTTTGCCCAAGACAATaagcacagatttttcaacaatCAAAGGGTGTCCAACGAAGCTTGTACATCTATGTTGATTCATGTACTAATTATGCTTGATGCTACTTTTCTGAAGAACCGATATAGAGTTTAAGTCTTGATGCAGATGCTTACGAAGATCCTGTAACATTtgtcttgtttgtttgtttgtttatcttcTCTGATGAGATGCTAATTATTCCTCAATTTCGGGTTCACATGATCACATCCTTgcataattaaaaattttaatttaattttattaaccaaaaaaaaggcCTCTATAGTGGGTTATTGTGACTCCTAAAAAGTGGCAAAAATAAAACACAGAAGAAGAATAGTTTGGTCAATGTCAACTCTCCACTTCCTATTGTTCTTCATAGAAAGACTAGCCATTGTGTTTTGAGGGTCTTTACTCTTTACCAAACAATGATGATGGAAATGACCTACCGCCCTTAATTAGTTCAATGAAATTACTTGAAAAGATTTTTACCTAATCACATCATCACTTAGAATGATTAAAGAAAAAGTTTATAGTAAGACATGGTAACTATATTCGCCTCTTTTCAATGGGATTAGATGAAAATATTTACCTTATATAATTATGCAAAAGtaagaaaattgtttcaaataATGTGTGGTATCCTTTTTATTTTGTCAAATTTGCCCCTTATTAGAAACTAATGTAACTGCGGATTTGGGGGCTCcataattcgtttaaaattatacagtctacaatttgaattcaatggtTTGGGAGGTATATCATATCACatgacattttattttttgtttttccattttaaAAATCTGTCCGactttttctccatcattagattgaaattataaaatttaagaaaTTGCGGAGCCCCAAATCCTCTAACCGCATGTTACTGGTGGATTTTTGCTGTCAAGAAGATGCCAAATGGGTGGACTCTCTAATGCATGCACCAGCACAAGTAGATTTATATATAGGAATCAAATATTCATTTAttaggtttttttaaaaaagtcttTTTGATGTTCTTGGTGATTGCCAATCTACTTTTCTCGGCTTGATTGGTCAATAACTTAAGgtaagtttcattttttttaggcGAGTTTCATTTTGGTTCTTATTTTGCTTTTCCATTACTGCTAACATGCGCGGAGTGGGCTTGTTCTACGCATATTGAACATTACATGTGAATTTGGAGACTCCGTAATTCTCTAAAatctacaattcacatctaatggtAAAGACAATGTTGGAGAACTCACACCAAATATCctacattggaaaaaaaaaaaaatgaaagagatgGAGTGGTTTATAATACATGTAATTGGACCTAGACTCATGAGCTTAAGTTTTTGAATTGGAAGGTTGCAAGATTATATCATGACCTAATTTGTCAAGTGTGTGGGTTGTATCTTAGATCCATATTTTCAATATGGTATCGAAGTTCGATTCTTAATGGACATGGGAAAGTAAGAGgcccatttgaaaaaaaaaaggcccaaAGGTGGGTAGATTTGGTGTAAGCCCAAATGAGGCTGCACATATTTGGTGTTGGCCGAAAGTGGTCACACATATTTGAAGAGTCCAATGAGAGGATCAATATTTGGGAACACTTTGGTGTGACCGTGTGAGAGGGACTGTTGAGACTCTAAACCCACCATCTctcaatgtgggattctcatcaaacCCACAccaaatgtctcaaattgaaaaaagaaagaaagaaagagatgaaTGGTTTATTATACAAGTAATTGGACCTAAACTCATGATCTTAAGCTTTTGAGTTGGAGGGTTCCAGACTTGTATTTATGGTTCAATTTGTACAAGTATGTGGGCTGGACATtagtgatggatcgtacttaacacaagagggggggtgaattgtgtccccaaattccgataggaatctctttttataatttaaaaggaaatcaatgtcaattaacaattagcacacaaatttgaactctaatgattatcctaatcaacattcatttcaatgcaagatgtgatacaatatggtgaatgatcaattatcaaataatcaaggaattgcaaaaacagatttttttcaaacaacacactgcgcacagattttacaactcaaatttcacctagcaaatcaagtcagaattcaatgaaatttggtatgcagtatcacaacaccctaatgaatactatatcaaaaattcagattaaaattcaaagtttagctatgtgaacagtgcacggacagactagtggttcagaaaattctgcaatcaaaacacttaatcaatcaacaagcaaacaatgcaatcaagaaagtccacacagcaatttatagtagttcggagactcttctcctacatctactacctaggttcaccaacctaggattttccaacctccactaaggatgtggttttctcaagagctccacaaaactcacaagggtttttaggtcacccttaaaactgaagatttcaagacaatcttcaaactttacaaccaagggtttcaagcactcccttaaactcaacctcaacaaggtttttgcccaatgaagggacttttacaagtgttcggtataaatggttcactcaaggtttgcactaagcaaatagggttgaggaacactcaagaatcacaatatcacctcacgggttggatagaaaatgaagaataatgaggattttcgaatctgaaaataagaagccaaatgagaagcactccctctttgcaaaagcaaaatagtgaggaagcctttagagtggcttgggtagaagcttggattcaatggcacaaactagcttgaaagttttgagagcaagaatttcttcaatgtaattttggcttctccaatttggaatgaggaagaacccctctttataatttaccaagctcttgtgatttccaccattggatctttttctatcttcaaatctcgaccttcaattacatgtgcaaatcttggccattgaatgaatagatcattaaatctcaaccttgcaatatgtagccgttgcacttgcatcattttccaagtctagctttccaagatttgagttgtcatgtgcacttgcagccatctttgacaatttgatcaaacttgcaccaaatcttgaccttggtatctccaacaattttgtcatctttgaccatttgatcaaacttacaccaaatcttggccttggtatctccaatgatttcctacaaaatgtgtagcaacttgcaaccatctttgactccaaaaatcaagtaagatcttcttttaagtcaaaaattgcaagcaagaatatggtcttatgcacaaccattggattcaccttttaaatggtcatcttaacccttcaagtcttgttgtaatctaatccattcataattcaaaacaattaaatctcggccatagattagagtaccgttggagcttgtagtcttcaagaatatcttcataatctaagtcttgtctagttgcaaaatatactttctcatctcttacaaatttcaaccattgcatttgtcctttagtttcatcaattgtcttctcacaaaaatcttatcattgacctcaataaaggaagcatgtgcaagatcttgtttgatgaagacaagagatccttcacgtgaccaaacatgtccctccaatcttgacttcaaactctgaatttggcagcaccaatatatccatattatacagctccaaggctaattccaaacatcaatcaaaatgccttagtggaaggttgatgaacataggtttttcttggttttctagagatccaagctcatacttgaaaaccggacttcaattcacttgagcatactgaattctgagtaatatgagaccacaatgatgattaacctacaaggaaataggaggtagaactccccaattgcatgtaagctcaaagagcttcatatagagcgcataagttaattacattagaaaaacaacccagaaaatttatattactgcatgataaatcattttatatgtattagaatgtccatgtaaaatttcataataatCGGAAATCGtctggtcactcaaccaagcaattaggtcactaatagtgaaaccgataaattctaagtgtaaattcaaagtcattttgcaaactcagtgtaaatgaccttttctcttgaactttactaaatcaaatatgttcatagtgatgaaactaagatgcacacgaaatttcatttaaatcggagttcatttggttcactacgttcacaaagaacacatatgcacaaaattaggtaaaacctagttttggcggaatttaagcatatgaccaaatatatatatgtgatgcacttaatttctcatgattatagtcctagaacatatattaaaccttcatgtgcatgtggttcaagtttcaagtaatttggacctaagtaagataaattatgatcattagaagattaataccctaacttagtccatgtatatttattttcaaaacttaatttccagcactatctcaaaaatatatagatatcaaattcacatagagatatgcataagccttcatttgtatatgcacaattaagatattaaacaattaaccaaataaccatttaagcatgttttctagcattttaggatatgttcaagtcaagcatactcacacacattttagtatacaatcatacacaatcatcaaaaacacaatgttgactagacactaagtcttggtccaacaattaGATCCATATTGTCAACAAAAAAAAGTCATgtaagttttaaaaataaaatatggtgTGATATGACACACCTTTCAAACGATTCAAATTATAGACattacaattttaaacgaattgtggaACCTCCAGATCTGCGACATGTGGGATTGCTCAAATATGCTTGCATTATTTTTCTCATAATTATTGATATAATAGAAACAAACAGATCTATTATTTAATAATCTAAACGACCATACTACCTTAGGCAAGTTTGTTTtggttcttcttttgttttctcgTTGCTGCTAATACTCGAGCTTTACATTCaccataaaaaaatttcacacgTAGGAAAATACATCTATATGTCATAATAACTCATGATGAATTCTCATATAAGAGTTTAATAGAAGGATGTAAAATAATGATCTATGTTTAtagcattgatttgaaacatgtgggacccaaagcagTGCActccacttgtcatctcatttaTCCACACTATTAAAATGTAACCTTTATTTTACACCTTTACAATGGACCCTTACGTGAGAAATCCTCAATAACTCATATACAGGATTAAATGGCAGGTAAATTAATAACTCATAAGTGACTTGATTATGTAGCATAAAGATTTTTAAAAGGAACAATATTTAGTCATTTATGGCACCCTATTAatttttatactacttttgatccaattttcataattttgagTCCCTATTAATTTATCttccatttttttaaatataattttccaGATTTTGAGTTGCTAGAATACCACTATATATAAGAGGGAGTGAAATCCATCTCAATAAGTGACAAAAATTGAAagattaaaagggaaaaaaaaaaagtgtgaaaCAATGGCATCGACAAAGCTCCGATTAACTACTAGTCTACTAATTCTCTCCATCATTGTCCTTGCTCAGTCCACCAGTATTAATtcatctttctcttttttttcttttgttatttagtttctccactatgatttttaaaatgtaatattattttataaggAATTAAATCTTACATTTTTGTGTTGTATGTATAGGTAATGCAGAAGGTGAGTGCACATTCATTGATAAATGGTGTGAACTCAAGGAGAATTGTTATCTTCCATGCATGAAGGCTGGTTTCGCATTTCTTCATGCTTTGTGtaaatgatgaatacccacaccggcccataaggctcaaggtagaactacaacccagaaaaccggcttactaggtgagggtgtcttggatccttataaactagagtttgTAGtcatattttttcgatgtggaaTACTCATCAAACCTCCCCCCTTGGACAGtcgacgtccacggcggctacgcttgcccttcagacggcagccctctccgcaaacgcgactctctcaatgaaagcaccaatgatgaatacccacaccggcccataaggcccaagatAGAACTACAAcctagaaaaccggcttactaggtgaGGGAGCCTTGGATCTTTATAAACTAAAGTTGGTAGTCATATTTTTTCGATATGGGATACTCATCAGTAAACCAGAACATGCCGGTCTATATGGGCCACCATTCACTTGTTGCTCCCGATAATGATATATATGATgcccataatatttttactTATTATCATCATGCATGGTGAAGGTGATGTAATGAAATATTAATAACAAGAAGGTTATCTTATACCAACAATTTGGATTTAGCTTTACTACAATCTTATGAAAATTTTGACATCATATTAATTacatttatgaattatgattggTCGAGTTGTCAGGAATGAATCCAGTTAATTGGAGAATCCaagttcaaattttcaaatcacTCCGAATTTGTCTAACATACTATGTGAAAGTGGGGCGATTTAAATACTCCAGACAtttacggggcatttggttggtgttttaCGGGAGAATGAGGGTGAGATAAgatattctcttgtttggttgagttttggagGGTGGAATTCTAAACTCATTTCACCTTTTATTCTCCCTTTGTGGAGAATAGTCAAGATCACCAAAATGGCGAGAATATTCTCTACAAGTGAGTTTGAGTTTTGATGTATAAAAAACTCTTTTATCCTTGttagaaaatattattttattttctaaaaagaaaaaatggtaatattgaaattgtactattaatatattaatattctcacactTGTGTTCACTccttattttataccaaacgtgatcatgctcatctcacactcatctACTCCTCATCTCATGCCCATCTCACACACTTACGAACCAAATAACCCGTTATGCAGTTGatcttttttgaaaaaaagaggCAAATATCTCTCTCTATTCATATTATATaacatatgtatataaaatgTGCCAGgtgattttttattaaatactaaAGTTGTGACAAatgttaatttaaaaaatattttaaattaaattagtataattattaaaaatcaaaagtaaACTAAATCGATTATTACTCTTCTGTCCTTTTGAGTTATGATAATTAGATAATAAGTAGAACTCCTACATTAATAAGAATATAAGATCGATTGGTAGTTTTCTTGATTGTCTTGCTAGTTTGAAGGACACTCTTTCATCTGAGCATATGGATTTCCTTTTACTGGCAATATTATGAGCCTCGTTGGTTCCAGAAGGTTGTATTGGCAGATTTATTGTCATCTTCTACTTAATAAAATGCAATcctcccgtttcaaaaaaagaaaaattataagaTCGATTCAATTCAAATGTAATTAACACGTAATTGGAATATTTATTTAAGAATATGATGAGTACTATCTCTTTattatataaaactaaattaaaaaTTCATCCCAATCCCACTTCCACATGGAAACAGATTTGTTTAGAGTTAATTAAGAGAGAATAAACTTCTATTGATTAAAGATTTACTGAGGAAGACTTTAGTAGATGAAATTTATGTGCTCATACACACATTTTATTAATTGCTCAGGAATGGTCGAATTGgattgagaaaaataaaaacttttATTTAAGAGATTCAAGTTCAAATT
The window above is part of the Tripterygium wilfordii isolate XIE 37 chromosome 3, ASM1340144v1, whole genome shotgun sequence genome. Proteins encoded here:
- the LOC119988060 gene encoding uncharacterized protein LOC119988060, which produces MGFTAKSKSRSTENWGMGFFLVFFPEETTSPSTSTSAASPTTTATDKSNFVSSPSSSSPVRFIRRSNSSNPIIIKAQSTISICALFVFLTLLLFTLSTFEPTTSATIISSRRFLSLKIPITNKTNQFPSFAFHGMGTLFRRGTRAMNELVVAHLVEDVKEDHFRLFLKTLHRSGLTARADVVLIFHGSSTFGNAIREENDLFFKLVRNYKELKGASRNSSFDLAQFVMNEKKEIGEPLWGKRIRSNYSEVGEEEDEFTGLSYGSVVGFEPGELDPENSLSGFLDHVPMSLRRWACYPMLLGRVRRNFKHVMLVDVKRSVILGDPFVRVRNRSPESVYITTKQESKHRNSDKTQSHSHVNPAILMGGTRGIRRLSNAMLTEIVRAAMQRKKKNPVSESGVLSQLISNDFILKDVVSLIKPTESIPEASSLTGLSGRALSDYPIIQSGNAYNDINYIIRKLICSCEVDASVYRDC